The Mycolicibacterium cosmeticum DNA window CCTGGACTGCCTGCAACACCGCCGGACTCACAGTGGCGGTGCTCATCGGCGGGTTCACGGCTTACGTAGCCCCTGGTGCTTGTGATGTCGAGACGAAGTACCATTGCGTGGGTATCGCCGCTGACCCGCAACGCGCGACGGGACGTGCGCTGATACTGGACGGGCTACGGCACTCCTATGTCGATGTCGAGAATCCGAAGGTGTTGCAGTTCGCCTATGTTCGCTCCATTGCGGCAGGCGTGGATGCAGCCTTTCCCGGTAGCGAACCGCTGCAGGCCTACCATCTAGGTGGGGGCGGACTCACCTATCCCCGCTACTTGGCGGCGACACGCCCCGGAACGCAAAGTCTGATCTCGGAAATCGACGGCGGCGTCGTACAAATCGATCGCGACGAACTGGGACTGTCTTCCGAACTGGGGATCGAGGTTCGCATTGAGGACGGCAGGCTCGGCCTGCGCCGACTGCCCACCGGGAGCATGGATCTGATAGTCGGTGACGCCTTTGGTGGCGTCAGTGTCCCTTGGCATCTGACAACAGTGCAGACGATGAGAGACGTGCAGAGGGTCTTGAACCGGACCGGCGTTTACATCGCTAACCTCATTGATCACGGCGGACTGGCGTTTGTCCGGGCGGAAGTCGCGACGCTGTTGACCGTTTTCGACAATGTCGTGCTGCTTGCCGAGTCGCGCGACCTCAAAGGTGTTCCGACTCTTGAACCCGACGGCGGAAACTTCGTCGTTCTTGCCTCCGACCGTCCAATCGACGGCACTGCGGTGCAGAACGGACTCGACATCAGATCCACTGCATGGACCAGTATGTCCGACTCCGATCTAAACACCTGGGTAGGTGAGGCCAAACAGCTCACCGACGACTACGCGCCGGTCGACCAGCTCCTGGAACCAAACCCTCCGGAACGCTAACGCTGACTGGCGCCAAAGAGATTACAATGCCGCCGTCTACGGCTACCCAGCCATTGAATGACGGCATCAAATAACACCGACCAGCCAACGACCGCGAAGGTAAACGGTGCGGAACCACCGTACAAGTGCCGCCGCACCTTGGACCGCGACCGCCCCGAATGGCCTCTGGGTAACGGATGAGAACGCGCCCTGACGACCAGTTCGTC harbors:
- a CDS encoding fused MFS/spermidine synthase, whose amino-acid sequence is MTGQRPVMGAVAAWALVFGSSAAVLIIEITALRLLAPYLGLTLETSTLVIGIALAAIAFGSWGGGRLADRVDPRRVLGQTLGGSGVVVAFTPVAVRAAGEWAPAALMLVASMTILLPGALLSAVTPMVTKLRLTRLDHTGAVVGSLSGVASVGAIAGTVLTGFVLLSRVPVSAILVGLGMLLVVAGVLCEWRIHTWTACNTAGLTVAVLIGGFTAYVAPGACDVETKYHCVGIAADPQRATGRALILDGLRHSYVDVENPKVLQFAYVRSIAAGVDAAFPGSEPLQAYHLGGGGLTYPRYLAATRPGTQSLISEIDGGVVQIDRDELGLSSELGIEVRIEDGRLGLRRLPTGSMDLIVGDAFGGVSVPWHLTTVQTMRDVQRVLNRTGVYIANLIDHGGLAFVRAEVATLLTVFDNVVLLAESRDLKGVPTLEPDGGNFVVLASDRPIDGTAVQNGLDIRSTAWTSMSDSDLNTWVGEAKQLTDDYAPVDQLLEPNPPER